In Dromaius novaehollandiae isolate bDroNov1 chromosome 4, bDroNov1.hap1, whole genome shotgun sequence, a single genomic region encodes these proteins:
- the ADISSP gene encoding adipose-secreted signaling protein, producing the protein MATASKGAKAKAGGVRFAPSQPAEGAHGHVRFDEKLHDSVVMVTQEKDGSFLVKVGFLKILHKYEITFVLPPVQRLGKDVCAIPLPNLNLKVVSVAPVSEGYSVKCEYTAHKEGVLKEEMMLASETDDGACVRVVVQARVMDRHHGTPMLLDGVRCIGAELEYDSEQSDWHGFD; encoded by the exons AAGG GCGCCAAGGCGAAGGCGGGCGGCGTGCGCTTTGCCCCCAGCCAGCCCGCTGAGGGGGCCCACGGCCACGTGCGCTTCGACGAGAAGCTCCACGACTCGGTGGTCATGGTCACGCAGGAGAAGGACGGCAGCTTCCTCGTGAAG GTGGGGTTCCTGAAGATCCTGCACAAGTACGAAATCACCTTTGTGCTGCCCCCGGTGCAGCGGCTGGGGAAGGACGTCTGCGCCATCCCCCTTCCCAACCTCAACCTGAAAGTCGTCAGCGTCGCCCCGGTGTCCGAAG GCTACAGCGTGAAGTGCGAGTACACGGCGCACAAGGAGGGCGTGCTGAAGGAGGAGATGATGCTCGCCAGCGAGACCGACGACGGCGCCTGCGTCAGGGTCGTGGTCCAGGCCCGCGTCATGG ACCGGCACCACGGCACGCCGATGCTCCTGGACGGGGTGCGCTGCATCGGCGCCGAGCTGGAGTACGACTCGGAGCAGAGCGACTGGCACGGCTTCGACTAG